The following is a genomic window from Strix aluco isolate bStrAlu1 chromosome 3, bStrAlu1.hap1, whole genome shotgun sequence.
GAGCTGCGTTTGAAAGAGTCATAACGGAGCCAGGGAGCACGGTGCACTGGTGTTTTTGGAAGAAGGCATGCTTTGCttttggaagggaaagaaatcagATGTAGAAACTTTGGGCTAGATTAATCTGCCTTAGGCATTTCCAGCGAAGGGCTTGCACATTGAACCAGAGGAATGTAACAGTGCTCAGCAGTTAACATAAAGGCTTGCTTCCAGTTAAGTTTACAAGTTGTTCCGTATTTCAGTATTGCTCAGTTCTGGGATTTTATCCTCTTTCAGGTTCTCCTTGCACGGCATAAGGCAGAAGAGCACTTCTATGCTGTTAAAGTCCTGCAGAAAAAAGCAATCCTGAAGAAGAAGGAGGTAAGATGCTTCTTCATGATGCCATTGCAATGtctgtcaaatatatttttactgcTATTCCTAAACAAGTGTGCTAAGCATTGATGTTATCTTATGTTTTCAGGAGAAGCACATTATGTCAGAGCGCAATGTCCTGCTGAAAAATGTGAAACACCCCTTCCTGGTCGGTCTTCACTTTTCCTTCCAAACTGCAGACAAATTGTATTTTGTCCTAGACTACATCAATGGTGGAGAGGTAAgcagcaagaaaatgaaatagTATTTCCTATCATGTGCACGGTGGTAGGGTAGACTTTTTCACCcttccttttaaatataaaaggaGTTGCAAGGGGAAGAGTCGTGGGGGAAAAGTTACTAGATTGAATGTTTCCAGCCTGCCAAGTTTTGAACTACCAAAGGATCGTTAGGCCATTTCCTCCTATTGTTCTCCCTGCTATATATGTTGAGTCTAATTAAGTGCATTGTTAACAGGCTTTGGCGCCGTTTACACAACTTTGTTCTCTCTGTCTCCTGTAGTTGTTCTACCATCTCCAGAGGGAGCGTTGCTTCCTGGAGCCGAGAGCCCGATTTTACGCTGCTGAAATTGCCAGTGCACTGGGCTACCTGCACTCCCTGAACATTGTTTATCGGTAAGCAACCTTATTCAGTTTGTCGGACTGAAAAAGCGTGTGCTTTGTTGAATACGCATTGAAAAGTTGGTCTCAATATGAGCTCAgaattgcttttaatattttttcatgacTTTGTGAAGTTCTGTAAACAATGGCACGTAAAACATTCTCACCATAGCTCCTCTAACAAACATTTGTCTTCCTTCATCTCTTCCTACAGTGACTTGAAGCCCGAGAATATCCTGCTCGATTCGCAGGGGCACATTGTCTTGACTGACTTTGGACTCTGCAAAGAAAACATTGAGCACAATGGCACGACCTCCACCTTCTGTGGCACACCGGAGGTACGGCCACCCGCAGAGCGGCAGCAAGTGCTGTCCTCGTCAGTGAAAACTGACATCTCCCGTGTATATTTACGGCTAGTTAGATAAGCAGGGGGTATTACGGGTCTTGTAATATCAGGCTGCCACTGAGGACATGTAGGACACGTAGAGCTTGTTGAGCAGGAGAGAATAGCTCTTGAGCCATCCCCCTGTTTATAAAGAGCTTGTAGCTTTCTGCTAACTTAGATATTGCTGGGATTCTGTAAGCTGCTTTCATTCAAGAATGGGGAGGCTTTCCTAATTACAGAGATCTCTTTGACTAATGcagctctcttccttctcttaCACAGTATCTTGCTCCTGAAGTTCTTCATAAGCAGCCCTATGACCGGACTGTGGACTGGTGGTGCCTTGGAGCAGTCCTGTATGAGATGCTTTATGGCCTGGTAAGCGACAAATCCTTCATGACAAAACAAACTAGCTTACTCATCCTTTCCCTGCAAGAAACCCTGTGCCCACCTCTCAGCCTCACTAACCTGGGTCTCTCCCATTCCCACAGCCACCCTTCTACAGCAGGAACACGGCAGAAATGTACGACAACATCTTGAACAAACCCTTGCAGCTGAAGCCAAATATTACCAACTCAGCTAGACATCTCCTggaaggcctcttgcagaaggaTAGGACAAAGAGGCTTGGTGCCAAGGAGGACTTTGTAAGTGCAAACTGTCCAGTGCCTGTAGGCAGCACAGGAGAATGACTAGGCCATACTGCTTATATTAGCTTGGGTCTGAATTaatctatttttctctttgtaacaGATGGAGATTAAGAATCACATCTTCTTCTCCCCAATTAACTGGGATGATCTCATTAATAAGAAGATTACACCCCCGTTTAACCCAAATGTGGTACGTATAACTTCTAATTATAGAATGTATGGAGAGTGTCTTTTACCCCCTTGCCTTTGTGGGATGCCCAGGAGCCGGAGGGGAGCTGGCCGGATGGCTGTGTTTGGGGAACACGGCTTTTACTTCCCCTGTGGCTGTCCAGACAAGGTTAAAAATAAGCAGTAGCTGACTTTTTGCTGATGGACAATCTAAATTTAGCTGGGTTTTTTGGCCTCTCACATGATTCATTTGcatggctgttttaaaatgatcCTCTTTTTACCAAAGGGGAAGGTAAGGTGTAGAAAGCAAGTAGTTTCCCAAGAGCAGAGTTACATTTGGCTTGTCAGATACTAAGATCTGAAGAGAGGGATCTGGTTGTGGAGGTTGTTCTCTTTCACTTTCCGGGCATTTTATAAACTAAATTTAATAACTAGCTTTGAGATCAAAGTCCTCCCCTGTAAACTGCTTCATGGCAGTGTGGCATGTTTGTGTTTGGCTTCTGCATGAGCTTAGTTGGAGGGTAGTGTGTTAAATTGAATCATCTTGGATTTAGTGAGACAATATGCAGcaggatacaaaaaaaaaagactaaaactgTTAAGGCTGTTAACCAGTGGGCCCAAGGTGGTAACACTGTGAGTCTCTGCACAAGGGTGCTTGTCCCTGTTTTGAATTGAACTACATTGGGGTCTAAGTGTTGCGTCTTTCCTTTTCTGCCCTTTCCATAGAGTGGCCCCAGTGACCTGCGACACTTCGATCCGGAGTTTACAGATGAGCCAGTCCCCAACTCCATCGGCCAGTCCCCAGACAGCATCCTCATCACTGCCAGCGTCAAAGAAGCCGCTGAGGCTTTTTTGGGCTTCTCCTATGCCCCACCCGTGGACTCTTTCTtgtgaacatttttctttctttcttttttaataataataacaactattatttttatttttgtttggccTTCTGGTGGAACTGCCAGTTGACCAGTCATCTTGAAACAGAATTTGCACATTTCCACCATGGCAGCTTTGCAGCCTTAATTTTAACTACACTGTTTGCTGGAAGCTTTTTTGAAGAGCACATCACTCTCTAAATGAGCTTTACAGGCTTTTCATTTCCATTCGTTCTTCCCCCAAAGTGGTGCTGTCTCCttgggaaagcaaaacaagagtgACTGCTGCCATAGACTGCTATGACAGATCGTAGGAGTAAGAACAAGCTGTTTTGAAATCGTGCTACGAAAAGCCTTGCCTGAAGATCTATCTGAACGTGATAAGGATTTTATGAaatgtgcctttttctgatgagaTCTTGTGAGCTCCAAAGCTTTCCCTGTTGCAGAGTGTGTTTCTCAGTTCATTTATTGTGGGTTTACTATGTGAACAAATGGTATGCGTGTGGTCTGCGTACTACAGATGGACTTAGTTTAAAGCATCAGTGTGACACTTGCAGGATACCACAATGTGGGGCATTGTTTGTTTCTTCCATATTTGGAAGATAAATTAAGtgtaattttgaaatttcttttgtaAATCTATACAGTCAACTAAAATTATGGAAATGGGCTCACGATTACTTGTATCCAAATGCTTGAAGAAAGCATTGCTGCTATGAAAAAAGATTTCTATTTTTAGAAAGGGTTTTTATGGACCAAAATGCCCCAGCTGCAGTCGGTCAAAGctgttggtttttctttcttttttttttttttttttttttgtttgttttctttattcgTTTAAAAGATgtcatctgtaaaatgggcatTATttatggttttggggtttgggggtttttcatTCCTGATTGTATGTATTGTAAAAAAGATCTGTACATTCAGTTGTAACTCTAGATGTATATTTAAACTTACAGACTTACTTGTAATGTATACCATCATTGTAATGTAATATAATTAACATGGTTATATGTATCATATTTTTTTGTGACCAAACCCATTGGTTTGCagtaaaatcctgaaaaatactTCCATAAACtctgtcattttttattttaaagcaaaggttttctttctgcaagATTTTAGCccgatttaaaaaaaagaacaaatctgaGCAGCCACTCAGCTAAAATACCTGTGTAATTTAGCTTAGGTGTGTGATGGTTACTCTGTCAAACTGCACCCATACAAGTTTTATCATGGTTACACCTTGGCAAAATACTTGGTCTTCCAACCGTGGGTGTTCAAGTGGGCGCGTATCAGTGTGGGTGTGTATCAGCGTGGGTGCTCTTACGTGGCGCAAATGTTAACACTCAAAATGAGTTTCTCTGCTTCTATCAGAGTGAAGGTACTGCGCTCTGGTGTGAACAAAGCGTAACTACACTTAAAGAATTAAGTCCTTAGGTCAATTGCATAACGACTTGAGCTGCTTTAGCACCGTGCTGCAGGCTTATGCTAAAAGCAGGTTGTTGTAAGGCTGATGCAAGCTCCCTGCCCAGGAGCCCAGCCTGGAGCATCGGACACGGCTTCTATGATGGGAGGCAGTGTAGTGCACCTGAGTTTAACAGTGTGCCAAAATCTGTATCAGGGAGGGAGTTTTCACCAGCATCATATGCTTACTCAGATGGGGTAAAACTGACTATTCATCCAAAACAGAGCTGTTAAATACAGGTTTTTATTACCGTGTACTGCTGGGTGGCCTGCAAGAGGGCCTTTCAGCCAAGAATTAAGATAACCACTTCTGGGGTGATCCCATTCAATTTCTTCTGCACGGTGATGGATGGCTTCCTTCTACAAGGGACTGGGCGTCTGCGCCTTATTTACAGCTCCCATTATCTACCGGTTACTGCAGCTGGTGGTCTTAGCAATTCAGAGAATCAAAATGAGCAGTTGCTGAGAAAAACCTGGACAGAGGCAACTGTGCTCAGGCTACTGCAATAACAGCAGTGTAACCAAAGTTCTCATAGGGGTgatatttctgttcattttatttcCAAGATAAAAGCATGCAGTAACTTTCCATCTTTTATTACCCATCGGATGTaggaacaaaaaaacctgtatgGCTTGAGCTATAAACCGTGTCTGGGAGACCACACTCAGAGCTGAAAATGCTAATTTATAGCAGCCAAGAAACCTCTCTCCTTTCAGGTCATGTTAGTATATGAAAGAGATGCAGCCACTTCCCCCTCAAACTTCAACAATCCCAAATTCATGCATTCAATAACTCTTCAAATAGTGTACTGACAGGCCTTGCAAAGTCTTCCAGTGCTATAATGTGCCCGAAACATCTTTTATGTTGATGACTTGTACACTAGAGATGTTAAAATATATAGTGCTAATTTGCTCCTATAGAAAATGAAACTTCACTTCCTAAGCGACAAAGTTTTGTGATACGCATTATCTTTGCCTCACATTTCTCAGGCGTTAGCAAGGTGCTACATGCAGATATGCCAGCAGAGACCTGCAGCCCTAGGCTAACAAAATGTTAAATACTATCTAacgttttcaagaaaaaaaacactggaGTAATTAATAATGAAGAAGAATGGAACTTCAGTGACTCAGAGGTGTACCTTGGGTGCCTTTCATCTTTGTCAAGATGTAAGGTATTATTTTAAT
Proteins encoded in this region:
- the LOC141921085 gene encoding serine/threonine-protein kinase Sgk1 isoform X1 — encoded protein: MSAALGIAPVNGSAGATAGLAALAASLLPPGRPATKGSYLGLRRRPGAPSQPQRCRAPPGVPAGSEMRGKEEKSSLKAFMKQRRMGLNDFIQKIATNSYACKHPEVQSILKISQPQEPELMNANPSPPPSPSQQINLGPSSNPHAKPSDFHFLKVIGKGSFGKVLLARHKAEEHFYAVKVLQKKAILKKKEEKHIMSERNVLLKNVKHPFLVGLHFSFQTADKLYFVLDYINGGELFYHLQRERCFLEPRARFYAAEIASALGYLHSLNIVYRDLKPENILLDSQGHIVLTDFGLCKENIEHNGTTSTFCGTPEYLAPEVLHKQPYDRTVDWWCLGAVLYEMLYGLPPFYSRNTAEMYDNILNKPLQLKPNITNSARHLLEGLLQKDRTKRLGAKEDFMEIKNHIFFSPINWDDLINKKITPPFNPNVSGPSDLRHFDPEFTDEPVPNSIGQSPDSILITASVKEAAEAFLGFSYAPPVDSFL
- the LOC141921085 gene encoding serine/threonine-protein kinase Sgk1 isoform X2 — translated: MTVKAAEASGPTLTYSKMRGMVAILIAFMKQRRMGLNDFIQKIATNSYACKHPEVQSILKISQPQEPELMNANPSPPPSPSQQINLGPSSNPHAKPSDFHFLKVIGKGSFGKVLLARHKAEEHFYAVKVLQKKAILKKKEEKHIMSERNVLLKNVKHPFLVGLHFSFQTADKLYFVLDYINGGELFYHLQRERCFLEPRARFYAAEIASALGYLHSLNIVYRDLKPENILLDSQGHIVLTDFGLCKENIEHNGTTSTFCGTPEYLAPEVLHKQPYDRTVDWWCLGAVLYEMLYGLPPFYSRNTAEMYDNILNKPLQLKPNITNSARHLLEGLLQKDRTKRLGAKEDFMEIKNHIFFSPINWDDLINKKITPPFNPNVSGPSDLRHFDPEFTDEPVPNSIGQSPDSILITASVKEAAEAFLGFSYAPPVDSFL